Part of the Paenibacillus guangzhouensis genome is shown below.
ATTGCGAAGTATGCGAAGGTACAGAGACCAGAACGCGAGCTGATCATCCGAGGTGAGTCTTATGCGAGAGCGGAGGGCATGAGTGTATCGGTCGTGGATGGTATTGAAGGTGCAACAGGAAAAGTGATTCAGACGGGTGAATCGGGGACTGTCTCCTGGGATATTGATGTGCCAGAGGAAGGTCTCTATCAAGTTGCGGTACGTTATCAAGCCATGGAAGGCAAAGGTTCGGATATGGATCGGGAGTTCATGATTGATGGCAAGCATCCGTTCGCAGAGAGCAAGAATCTCGTATTCCGCAGGCTATGGAAGGATGCAGGCGAGACCGTTCGTGATGAGAACGACAACGACTTGTATACGACGCAAGTGGAAGTACCCGCTTGGCAAGAGGTGCTCATCGACAGCTCGGATGGGCGCTATGGTGAACCGTATTCGTTTTATTTTTCCAAAGGAAAACATGTCATATCGCTCGTCTCTGCGAAGGAGCCGATGATGATTGATTATATAAAGCTGCGCCAACCGGATCAGGTCCCATCCTACGAAGAAGTCACAGCGAGCTATAAGCAGAACGGCTACAAGGAAGCGAAAGACGCAATGATCAAAATCCAAGGAGAGAAGGCAGGTCTCAAATCCAGCTCGATGCTGGTTCCAATGATGGATCGCAGTCCGGCCAACGAGCCGTACAGCATGTCCAAGATCCGATTGAACACGATCGGTTCCTTCAACTGGTCGGAAGCGGGGCAGTGGATATCTTGGGATGTAGAAGCGCCTGAAGACGGATTATATAAGATTGGCGTGAAATATAACCAGAGCATGCAGCGCGGCGTGACGTCTTACCGGAAGCTGCGCATTGACGGCAAAGTGCCTTTTGCAGAAGTAGAGAATATGGCCTTCAACTTCTCGACGAATTGGGAGATGCAAGAGATCGGGGACGGTAAGACCCCTTACTTGTTTTACCTGACGAAGGGCAAGCATCAAATCCGGATGGACGTGACGCTCGGCGAAATGGCAATCTACTTGCGAACGATCGAATCGAGCGTTCTAGAGCTGAACACCTTGTATCGCCGAATCGTCATGATTACAGGCACCGTTCCGGACGAATACCGCGACTATCAGCTGGACAAGAAATTGCCTGAAATGATTGATTCTTTCCGTAAGCAAGCGAATATCATCAGTACGATTTCAAGTCAAATTGAACAATCAACAGGCGGCGGCAGCGACCGTACAGCGACGCTGAATCGGATCGTGGTACAGCTGCGGGATATGGCGGAAAATCCGGGTACAGTCTCGCAAAGGCTGGAGACATTCAAATCGAATATCAGCTCCCTCGGTTCATGGATCTATTCGATTAACTTCATGCCGCTATCGATAGATTATCTCGTCGTAGCCTCGCCGAACCAGAACATGCCGAGCCCGAGCGCGACCTTCTGGCAGAATATCAAGCATCAAGTCGGTACGTTCTCGCTCTCATTCTTCACGGACTACAACGAGCTCGGATCAACGCACGGGCAGGAAGGCAAGAAGATCAAAGTATGGATCACGTTGGGTCTGGATCAGGCCAAGGTTCTCAAGCGAATGATCGAAGAGACGTTCACGCCGGATACGGGCATTGGCGTCGATCTGCAAGTCGTGACGGAATCCGTATTGCTGCAGGCGATGCTGGCAGGACGCGGGCCGGATGTGGCCTTCCAGGTATCGAACGAGAAGCCGCTGAACTATGCGCTTCGTGGCGGCGTTGAAGATTTGTCGAAGTATCCGGGCTTTGATGAGGTGAAGAAGGAGTACAGTGAGAGCTCCTTCGTGCCTTTCGAATTCAATGGCGGG
Proteins encoded:
- a CDS encoding extracellular solute-binding protein, whose protein sequence is MRKNKYRMAIIALLTAICIASPQTLQLAPVNYAEGKSAEVESEIQLGSTTKDGYDQYIAKYAKVQRPERELIIRGESYARAEGMSVSVVDGIEGATGKVIQTGESGTVSWDIDVPEEGLYQVAVRYQAMEGKGSDMDREFMIDGKHPFAESKNLVFRRLWKDAGETVRDENDNDLYTTQVEVPAWQEVLIDSSDGRYGEPYSFYFSKGKHVISLVSAKEPMMIDYIKLRQPDQVPSYEEVTASYKQNGYKEAKDAMIKIQGEKAGLKSSSMLVPMMDRSPANEPYSMSKIRLNTIGSFNWSEAGQWISWDVEAPEDGLYKIGVKYNQSMQRGVTSYRKLRIDGKVPFAEVENMAFNFSTNWEMQEIGDGKTPYLFYLTKGKHQIRMDVTLGEMAIYLRTIESSVLELNTLYRRIVMITGTVPDEYRDYQLDKKLPEMIDSFRKQANIISTISSQIEQSTGGGSDRTATLNRIVVQLRDMAENPGTVSQRLETFKSNISSLGSWIYSINFMPLSIDYLVVASPNQNMPSPSATFWQNIKHQVGTFSLSFFTDYNELGSTHGQEGKKIKVWITLGLDQAKVLKRMIEETFTPDTGIGVDLQVVTESVLLQAMLAGRGPDVAFQVSNEKPLNYALRGGVEDLSKYPGFDEVKKEYSESSFVPFEFNGGVYALPMDEYFPVLFYRKDILDELNMKVPQTWDDVYAMVPELQKHNLIFGFPIQVLVKTGSNVQESGSLPINPTFGMMLYQEGGSLYSEDKKTSALDSEIAMKTFMQWTELYTTYKLPLTTDFTNRFRSGEMPIGIADYPKVNLVNVIAPELKGLWDFTLTPGTKMPDGTIRRDVPSAGNGTVMLKSSEHKQEAWQFMKWWASSDTQAWYGKQMEAMFGIAGRLQTANKVAVAQLPWQVKDYKTLMEQWKWTRGVPEVPGGYFTGRHLDNAFRSVVISNDDPRESLDNYTRLINDEMKKKQREFGLSNDEKER